A region from the Streptomyces sp. 3214.6 genome encodes:
- the nhaA gene encoding Na+/H+ antiporter NhaA: MPAPRTPSPRKVLGRLSLPERNFVAEALRAETVGGVLLLVAAVTALIWANIPALHDSYESVGHFHLGPHALGLNLSVAHWAADGLLAVFFFVAGIELKRELVAGDLKDPKAAALPVVAALCGMAVPALVYTLTNLTGGGSLGGWAVPTATDIAFALAVLAIIGTFLPSALRAFLLTLAVVDDLFAILIIAVFFTNTIDFAALGGAVLGLVVFWLLLRKGVRGWYVYVPLALVIWALMYNSGVHATIAGVAMGLMLRCTTREGEERSPGERIEHLVRPLSAGLAVPLFALFSAGVAVSGGALADVFARPETLGVVLGLVVGKTVGIFGGTWLTVRFTRASLSEDVAWADVFAVASLAGIGFTVSLLIGELAFEGDAALTDEVKASVLLGSLIAATLATVLLKLRNAKYRRMWEAEERDDDLDGIPDVYEQDDPAYHLRMAEILDRKAAEHRRIAAEIARRSAQGEAEARHGLAEVAGGAGEEGDRPA, translated from the coding sequence GTGCCCGCGCCCCGCACCCCAAGTCCCCGCAAGGTCCTGGGACGGCTGTCCCTCCCCGAACGGAACTTCGTCGCGGAGGCGTTGCGTGCCGAGACCGTCGGCGGTGTCCTGCTCCTCGTAGCCGCCGTCACCGCGCTGATCTGGGCGAACATCCCGGCGCTGCACGACAGCTACGAGAGCGTCGGCCACTTCCACCTCGGGCCCCATGCCCTCGGGCTGAACCTCTCCGTCGCACACTGGGCCGCCGACGGCCTCCTCGCGGTCTTCTTCTTCGTCGCCGGTATCGAGCTCAAGCGCGAGCTGGTGGCCGGTGACCTCAAGGACCCCAAAGCCGCCGCGCTGCCCGTGGTGGCCGCGCTCTGCGGGATGGCCGTACCGGCGCTCGTCTACACGCTCACCAACCTCACCGGCGGCGGCTCCCTGGGCGGTTGGGCGGTGCCCACCGCCACCGACATCGCGTTCGCGCTCGCCGTGCTCGCCATCATCGGCACCTTCCTGCCGAGCGCGCTGCGCGCCTTCCTGCTCACCCTCGCCGTCGTCGACGACCTGTTCGCCATCCTGATCATCGCGGTGTTCTTCACGAACACCATCGACTTCGCGGCGCTGGGCGGCGCTGTCCTCGGGCTCGTCGTCTTCTGGCTGCTGCTGCGCAAGGGCGTGCGCGGCTGGTACGTCTATGTGCCGCTCGCGCTGGTGATCTGGGCGCTGATGTACAACAGCGGCGTCCACGCCACGATCGCCGGTGTCGCGATGGGCCTGATGCTGCGCTGCACCACGCGCGAGGGCGAGGAGCGCTCCCCCGGCGAGCGGATCGAGCATCTCGTCCGGCCGCTCTCCGCCGGTCTCGCGGTGCCGCTGTTCGCCCTGTTCAGCGCGGGTGTGGCGGTCTCGGGCGGCGCGCTCGCGGATGTGTTCGCCCGGCCGGAGACGCTGGGCGTGGTCCTCGGTCTCGTCGTCGGCAAGACGGTCGGCATCTTCGGCGGGACCTGGCTGACCGTCCGGTTCACCCGGGCCTCGCTCAGCGAGGACGTCGCCTGGGCGGACGTCTTCGCCGTCGCGTCCCTCGCGGGCATAGGCTTCACCGTCTCGCTGCTGATCGGGGAACTAGCCTTCGAGGGCGACGCCGCGCTCACCGACGAGGTCAAGGCCTCCGTCCTGCTGGGCTCGCTGATCGCGGCGACCCTGGCGACGGTCCTGCTGAAACTGCGCAACGCCAAGTACCGGCGGATGTGGGAGGCGGAGGAGCGCGACGACGACCTCGACGGCATCCCTGACGTCTACGAGCAGGACGACCCGGCGTACCACCTGCGGATGGCGGAGATCCTCGACCGCAAGGCCGCCGAGCACCGCCGGATCGCCGCGGAGATCGCCCGGCGGAGCGCCCAGGGGGAGGCCGAAGCGCGCCACGGGCTTGCCGAAGTGGCGGGCGGGGCGGGCGAGGAGGGCGACCGTCCGGCATGA
- a CDS encoding phage holin family protein, with amino-acid sequence MSAPDGSPVGAERSIGQLFASATTELSALVHDEIALAKAQLKQDVKRGAMSGGAFSVAGAVLVFSLPMLNFALAYGIRTWSDWNLAVCFLLSFAANVLVALVLVLIGVLFAKKAQKGKGPQKVAASMKETAGVLQNAKPHPRPELPQDRVPAAIEAVGRSSS; translated from the coding sequence ATGAGCGCACCCGACGGCAGCCCGGTCGGCGCCGAACGCAGCATCGGCCAGCTGTTCGCCTCGGCGACGACCGAGTTGTCGGCGCTGGTGCACGACGAGATCGCGCTGGCGAAGGCGCAATTGAAGCAGGACGTCAAGCGTGGCGCGATGAGCGGCGGGGCGTTCTCGGTGGCCGGCGCGGTCCTGGTGTTCTCCCTGCCGATGCTGAACTTCGCGCTGGCGTACGGCATCCGGACCTGGAGCGACTGGAACCTCGCGGTCTGCTTCCTGCTGTCGTTCGCGGCGAACGTGCTCGTCGCGCTCGTGCTGGTGCTGATCGGCGTGCTCTTCGCGAAGAAGGCGCAGAAGGGCAAGGGCCCCCAGAAGGTCGCGGCGTCCATGAAGGAGACCGCGGGCGTCCTGCAGAACGCCAAGCCGCACCCGCGGCCCGAGCTCCCGCAGGATCGGGTCCCGGCGGCCATCGAGGCTGTGGGACGCTCGTCGTCATGA